The genome window ttacttacattttaaatctAGAGATTCGAGTCCAAATCTAGCTCTGGATATGCCTCCAAAGCCCTCAGCAATGCAGACTATGACTAAAGAGTGCTTCCCCTGTTACGCTCAACACCCCCACacactgtttaaaaaaggaattgaaaCTACCTCACCGTGTTgagctttctctctctttgctcTACAAAGCAGCTGTTCCTATcgaaggaagaggaagagtcGGAGGGTTCATTTTGGCACAGTCTGCTGATCACCAGCTCTTGGGTGGAGAGGATAGGGAGTTTCCAAAGGAAGCTCATGATGGCACTCAGCCTCTATAGTTCTTAGGAGTGTGATGGGCTGTGCCATATCTTTTACTTCcagatgattaagggactggttagaaaaaagaattaatgaatTGGAAGACTTGGTAAGTAATTTTTAACAATACAGTGCGAGGAATTTGTTAAGTAGAAAGAGATAATAATGCTGCCTTCcatgttatttcagaaatcagGACCTAAGGGAATGAGTTCAAATACTCACTAATAAACCAGACAAAGTGCATTTAGTGTGTTTCTGTTCCATGCTggtatttacagtaaaaaaattgtCTCCTAACACATTAAAAAGCAGTTCTACTTTCCACCTGCCTTAGAAAGCCACCCAACACGGTCCTGCTTTGAGTGGGGGTTACTCCCCAAGAGTAATCTCATTCAAGAGATTTaacaagcagaaatacagagcaTCCTGGCTATAGCAGCAGAGGACTCTGCTCAGACAAGTGTATTTTTCCAAGAAGCACAAGCTATTCCAGCGAAGGTCAGTGTCGTGACCAGCACATTTTCATTGCTAGTAACCTTTCCCTAGTGCAAGCCAGCCAAGCTATCTGCATTTTTTGCTCTGGACTCAAAGAAAGGCTTGGGTCTATTCAGTTTAATTGGGTGTCAGTGTCCTCCTGACCCTCCCAAACCAATGGAATTATGGCTTCTGCCAGCACCCATCAATCCTTTCTCATCTAAGACCACAGGAGAGCAAAATCATGTTTGCTCTCTGACGAGACTAGATCCAGTGCCCCTACTCTAGCAGAATGAATGCTCtcatctctgcctgcctctccctgctgcagctggcacAGATTTTAATCCACGTGATCCAAGAACACAGTGTGAGCACCATGCTGCTGTCTGTGCCTCCAAGAGCAGAGAAGTAGAGGTACATCAGAGctacaaaatgaaacaggagTAGCTGTCGTAAGAATGATCTTTGACAGGTTCATCAAAGAACTCATTCTCAGACATGTTTCAGACTTGAATCACAGCACATCATGTTGAAGTGCCTAGAGACATTTGTGTTCAGCCAATTCATGTGCATATTGACTTGTTGCCACTCAGCAGAGTTATGTTCACAACTTGGAATCTGTCATCACCTACACTAGTTCcctaaacaatttattttcccctcaaCCCACTATTTGTTAATCTTCAGTAATATTAATGGGAGctgttttataatgaaaatagaGACATTCTCTTTTTGGAGATCTCTACATTTAAGTGTttggcatatatatataaaccatCAAAGCATCCACCCAGTACCTGCATATTCTGAAATAGTCTGTGCCTTTGAACAGTCTAATATGGACATCTTAATTCCTACAAATGAATTGCCATGTGCAGTGCTGTATAATTTTCCTCTAAAGGCTGAAATAAGAACGTGTTCCCTAAGAGATTATCTTTCCAGACTCCATCAAAGTCAACAAGAGCTGGAAACAGAATTATATTCTTGAAAAGCTAAAGGAAGTCAGTGGTCCATGTCCCTAGATCTCCAGTACAGTGACACTTCCCTTAGGACATGCCAGCTGTCCCCTCAAATTCAGCTATTGCGTGATTCAAACCACCCTGAAATCAATGTAATTcagaaataacaacaacaacaataataatagttttaaaatattttgattcagaAAAAAGTGGGAAGTTGTCTTTTAATCTGACTAATGGTAAATGAAGCATATTTAGGTGGCCAGGGATTCTTTGGTAGTAGCATCCGTGGATCCCATTTGCTTTTGCAAGGTCTGTATGTAAGAAATCTTCTATCAGATTTCCTTTCAGTGGTTCAAGTCCAGGATCTGAAAATATTAAGCAAACAGTATTTACAAGCTATAGGACAAACTGTCTAGACTCTAGGATTTGAAAAGCTATGTTTATTGTTAATCAGATAGGATTCCAAAAAAGGAGCATCCAGACATATATGGTAAAGATTGTAAGCAAAAAAATATCCTGTCCATGGCCTTGCTGTGAATATACAAAGAAAGTAGTGTTTTATGCTACAtggtatgtatgtatgtgtactTCAACTAATATGtagttaattattttcagataagcTATCCTTACAAGAGGTGAAGCTAAAGAAACTACACTAAAGGGCAGACATCCCATTATGGACTATCCACCACAGTAGGAATGCAGATATGTACTACTGTATCTACAATGAGGACAGCAGACACTGGACTTAATTCAGTTGCCTGGGAATAAACCACCATTAGAAGGCTGAAATTGCAGTCTTATCAGCAAATCTACACTGGTAAGCAGATTTTTGAGCTAATAATCCTGTTTGTATCAGGTATCCTTAAAACTGTCTTTACATGAGTGAACTAGTGTATTTTCTGTGATCTGAGTCTGTTACTTACAGCTAGGAAGCAGACTGTCTCTGATATTGAAACTTAGTGAAAAACATTGTCTTTAAGCTTCCACTGAGGCCACTTAAGCCAGCTACATGGCAGTAGAGGGGTTCTACGCTCTTATTCCTGCTCCCTACTGCTCATGTACTGATTCCTAATTTCTTTAACACAATGAATGTGCATGTTGTCAAGGCCTTACCTATGTTTAAATGCTGTGATTCTAACTTCAGATTTAGAGGATCTCTGGAGTAACTTGTCACAAGATTTGGTAAATTATCTTCATACTGcacttgaaaaggaaaatacactgTAACATCAGATAAGCATCATGCCCAGAACCAAAACCACTGAAGTTAACTGTAGAGTAAACTTCACATCTTGGATTTAGTTAAGATAAAAAAACATACctgtattatttctgttcaaaaatTGCAAGATTTAGGAGCTTTAATTAATTGTTAATTAACTTGTTAACAAGTCAAGCTGTTGAACTGACAAGAGTTATGTTCTTCCATTACCCTAAGTGTCTCTATTTACCCAACTCCTATCACCATGGTCCCGATCTCAAATGAGTCCAGTGGCCTCCTATTACAATACAGATGGGGAATAATAACAGAAACAGAACACCATTCCAGATAAAGGAGCTGTGAGACTAAAAACAAGGGGTGCAATTTCTTGGAATAAATATGTTGCATGCTTTGGagttatttgcattatttttcaaaccttTCCAGTGAATTTAATTAATCATTAACATAGCCTGCAGTCATCTGCGTTACTATGAGCTTAACAGCTTTCTGTTGCTGGAGAGTTTATGAGAGGGctaaaaggaaagctgaaagtgaatgagtggctgcgtggtgcttagttgctgtctgggtttaaaccatgacagggtATAATTGAAAGGCATGATTTGGGGTAGGGGTCCCTCTCCAATGGCACCCAGCTTGACCTTTAACCTGAGAACTAATAAAAGAGTAACTGGAAACCTTCCCTTGGACTTTGCATTCTCAGCAGGATCCTAGGGTTGGACCCTCTTACCATGGCGGGTGTGCCTAAATCCTTAACAGTTTAGACCATAAAAATGAGGCTTTGGAGCCTAAAATGAGGCTCTGGAAGCCAAACCTAAGACTTTGGAAAGTAAAAAGGTGGCTTTGGACACTATAAATGTAGCTTTGGAGCCTAAAAAGAGGCTTTCTGCCTTAAAGCTGAGGGTTTAGAccatgaaaatgaaactgtgGGCCCTAAAAAAAGGCTACGGGTATTAAAAGACAGGTTGGAACCCTAGAAATGAGGATTTCAGCCCTAAACATGAAGCTTTGGGCACTAAAAATGATGGGCAagtgtcacgacccagactggacagaccagggagtcgtgtttaattcgaaattccctcaggctaaattaaggtgaaacgacacacgatcagttaaagattttattcatgacagaagcaaaccgaactggggaggtgtggtagtaggtggcagggtttctcacaacaggaattggcataagactacttctgtaaactgtgtaaccatatacatcaattcagggaataaggagatccctcccgttgagtcacgaggttcagagcagacccccttgctttccagactcctcctcagagaagggtctaggggcggctggataTACTtttagtctcagacttggtcaacggtttatatcttgaaacggatgaggtgtagggattgtggaaaaggaaaaggaaagagaaaagaagaaagagagagaaaaaggaagagagaaagatgtcACCGATtctgggtccagcgttggttcagtcagaTGAGGTGTCCActcagccgaggggtccagtctTGGTGGGCTTACACACCCGAGTCTTCAGTtcgtgtccttttatcatccttgcccctccttcgggtgggcacCTGAACTcctcaggttaatgagcagtttgtgagcctttgggcttgggggtcatttgtggagcaacttctccttccctgcagacactgccattgtttgatctttgtatcagaacagcttatcagaacaggtAGCTtcgcaccctccagcacaccctccccctcctgttgctgatgtctcAAAAGCTGATAGGCTCTTCACCTGGGTTCCTTGgtgtgcagggtttgtctttaagcagaacttgccccaccacaatgtttgagacattaactctttcagacTCTCACAGCAAGGTGCTACAAATAAGGCTTTCGATCCAGCAAAGGAGGGCAACCGCTTGGTTCCTCTATGGCCCCAAGAAATGAAGCTTCGGTCCCTAAAAGAGGGCTCTGACCACTACAATGGAGGCTTACAGCTGTAAAAAAGGGGTTTAGACCCTAATAATGAGAGTCTGGATCCTCAAAAGGAATGTTTCGGCCTTAAAAATGGGGCTTTGAGCTTTAAAAACAAGCCTTTGGCAATGAAATTGAGGCTTTGAACTCCAAAATTAGATTTTGTTCCCTCAAACAAAGTTTCGGTACCAAACGCTGAGGCTCTGCACCCTAAAAATGGGTCTTTGGAGGCTCAAAATGAGGCTTTGGGCCACCCACGTTGCGTACCGAGTCCTAAAAAGGAGACTTCGGTTCCTGAAATCGAGGCTTTGGAAGCTAAAACCGAGCCTTTGGACCCTACGGATAAGGCTTTGGGCTCTAAAACTGAAGCTTTGCACCTTCAAAAGCAGACTCTGGGCCTTAAAAATGACGTTCTGGGCCCTTAAAATGAGTCTTTGAACCTTAAAAGGGAGGGTTGGAACACATGAATGAGCGTTTGTACCCTAAAGATGAGGCTTTGGGGCCTAAAAGGAAGGCTTTCAACTCCAGAATCAAAGCCTTGGACTCGCAAAACGAGGCTGGGGGACAAAGCGCCACCACCCCTGTCAGCAACGCCAAGGACTCGCAGTTGAGGATGGCGGCCCTCTTGCAGGGCCgggcgctggcggcggcggcggcgggggagagGGGTGCCGAGGTGGCACTAGGCGGCCTCGCTGTCGCACACCTCGCGGAGGGAGCGGCAGGCCTGGCCCAGTCTCACCAGGCCAGGCAGCGTCAGGAAGGACGTGATGTGCAGTTGCTGTGGGGAGAGACAGCACTGACCCTGGGACCCGCCCTGCTTTCAGGGGGAGACCCCAGCCCCAACATCCCCCCCTACTCCACCTACCATCTTTCAGG of Aquila chrysaetos chrysaetos chromosome 3, bAquChr1.4, whole genome shotgun sequence contains these proteins:
- the LOC121233186 gene encoding uncharacterized LOC102725191 homolog — protein: MVIGVGNNTVQYEDNLPNLVTSYSRDPLNLKLESQHLNIESRQKSDRRFLTYRPCKSKWDPRMLLPKNPWPPKYASFTRHRQQHGAHTVFLDHVD